GTGAAGGACCGCGAGTTGTGCCGTGCGATGCACGACCAGGCCAAGCTGCCCTTCCTCGAGGTCTTCGTCGACACGCCCCTCGAAGAGTGCGAGAAGCGCGACCCCAAGGGCCTCTACAAGAAGGCCCGCGCGGGCGAGATCAAGGGCTTCACCGGCATCGACGACCCCTACGAGGCCCCCCCCAAGGCCGAACTGGTCCTCAAGACCGCCGGCCGCTCGATCGACGACTGCGTGCAGGAAGTGCTGAGCTTCCTGGAGAGCAAGGGCATCGTCCGGTAGGACATAATCTCATGCCGAAGCTTACCTGTCCCGAGTGCCATCACTCTAAGACGCTTTCGGGCAGGGAGTATCGTCGAATTGTGGTAGCCAACCCTCGCTATTTCTTTGAGGATGATGCGAGACGCTATCCAAGTTTTTGTTGTGTGGCTTGCGGATGGCGTGGCACCCCAGTTGTGCAAGACTGGGAGGTTCCCTCGAAAGTTCCGTGCACGGATTGCGGTAAGCCAATTTCAACAGATCGTATTGATGCGCTGGGCACCCCGTCACGTTGTACCGGATGCCAACTTCGAGTTGAAGCTAACCCGTTCGAGTTGGCGGGCAAGCCCTGTGCAGTCTGCGGGAGCGCACTAGTCATAGAAATCACTGAGTACTCAACAGACTGGCTCGATCCCGGCCCGAAGCGTCACCGAGTCCGCTGTGATGCATGCTCTTATGTGCAGCATCAAGACAAGACACGCGTTGAGCCAGAAACCAAGGATCGACACGCTGACTAGTAGATGTTGTGTTCCACTGTTGCTGAGCGTGCTCCACCCGGTCAATTCTTCATCCGCCGAAGGCGCTGCGGCTTGGCCTTGGGCACCTGCTCGATCAGGCCGCGCGCTTCGAGGTCCTGCTTCACCGTCGTGACGTACCAGAGGACGCTGAGCCCCTTGGGGTATGCGTCTTCGTTCAAATGGTCGACGACCAGGTCGCCCAGGTCGCCGAAGAGCACGCCCTCGTCGTCCTTCGGGATGACCTTCAGCAGCGCCCGCCGCATCTCGTCGTACTTGGTCCTTTCGATGTTGACGCCCGCCTTGCCCTGCGGGTGCAGCGTCATGATCCGCTCGGCCATCCCCACGCCCCTCTCGCTAGCTATTGACAGCATGGGCCGACACGCACCGCTCGATGCGAGCGAACGCCTGCGCCTTGCCCACAAGCTCCAGCGTCTGCCCAAGCCCCGGGCTCACCGTCCCGCCCGTCATCGCCACGCGCAGCGGTTGGGCCGCCTTGCCCATGCCAAGGCCCTTGCCCTCGCACCACTGCTTGATGGCCGCCTCGATCGCCTCGGCCTCGAACGGCTCGACCGCTTCGAGCACCGGCGCCAACTCACGCAGCACCGCCAGTCCCTCGCCGTCGTTCTTCAGCAGCACCTTGTTGACGGCCTTCTCGTCGTACCCGAAGTCGTCCCGCAGCGCGAACGCTACCACGCCCGCCGCCTCACGCAGCACCCGGGTCCGCTGCCTCGCAGCGGCAGCCGCCATCGTCAGCTTGTCGCCCAGGGCCTCAAGCGTCGCCTGGTCGTACCGCTCCAGCCAGGTCCGCCACGCATCGGCGAACTGTTCGTCGCTCATGCGGTTCTGGATCTCGTCGGCGTTGAAGGCCATGAGCTTCTCGCGGTCGAACTTGCTCGCGCTCTTGCCGATGCGGTGCAGGTCGAACTTCTCGACCAGGTACCCCATCGTGAATCGCTCGACGTCGGTGCCGTCCTCGTTCTTCTCGCCCGGGTTCCAGCCCAGCAGCGCAAGGTAGTTGCACAGGACGTGCGGCAGGTACCCGCTGCGCCGGAAGTCCTCCACGTCGATCTCCGGCGGCGTGAAGCCGATGACGCCGGCCAGCCGCATCAGGTCATCGGTCGGCAACTGCGCCCGCTTGTCGCCCATCCACGCCTTGAAGCTCGCGTCGTCGAGCGTGCCCTCGGGCGCCGCATCGATCTTCTGTTCCTTACAGAACGCCCGGACGGCCTTGTCCTTGTCCCGCTTGCTCATCTTGCTGTTGTCGGGGTTGAAGATCAGCGGCAGGTGCGCGTACACCGGCGTGCGATAGCCCAGCGCCTGCTGTAGCGCCACGTGCCGTGGCGTGTTCTGCAGGTGTTCCTGGCCACGCAACACGTGGCTGACGCCCATGGCCTCGTCGTCGACCACCACCGCGAAGTGGTACGTCGGGAAGCCGTCGGCCTTGCGGATCACGAAGTCGTCCAACTCGCCCGCGGCAAAGCGAACCTCGCCCAGCACCGAGTCGGCCACCACCACGTCATGGTCGGGCGCCATGAACCGCACCACGTGCGGCTCGCCCGCCATCATCCGGCTCATGCGTTCCTCTTCGGGAATCTCGAGCGCCGCCCGGTCGTAGCGATACGTCTGATTGGCGTCTTGGGCCGCCTTGCGCTTGGCCTCGAGTTCCTCGGCCGTCTCGAAGGCCGGGTACGCCCGCCCCCGCTCGAGCAACTCGGCCAGCGCCGCGTTGTACTGGTCCACGCGCTCGGCCTGGAAGAACGGCCCCACGCCCCTAAGGTCGCCGCCCAGCCCTTCAAACGCGGGCCCTTCCTGCCACGCGATGCCCAGCCAGGCCAGGTCTTCGAGGATGCCGGCAACCGCCGCCTCGCTGGATCGCTTCTGGTCGGTGTCTTCCACCCGCAACAGGAACGTGCCGTCGTGGCCCTTGGCAAAGGCCCAACAGAACAACGCGGTTCGCGCTCCCCCCACGTGCAGGTGCCCCGTGGGCGAGGGTGCGAACCGCGTGTACACCCCATGGACCGGGGCGGGCTGGCCGTTGGCGGCCGATACGTCTGCGTGTGCGTCGCTCATCGTGCAGATGCTAGCGACGCCACCACGCGCAGGGCATCAGCAGCCGGTGGCGAACAGGTTCTGAAACTCCAGGAAGTCAAAGATGTTGAAGTCGCCGTCGCCGTTGATGTCCGCCTGGGCCTCGCCCTGGTCGAACGCGGTCTGGAACGCCAGGAAGTCGAAGATGGTCAGGTCGCCATCGCCGTCGAAGTCGGCCACGCACGGAGGCAGCACGTCCAGCGCCGCCTCGGCATTCACCAGGCCATAGCCGAAGTCGCCGTCCCAGCCCGGGCTGCCCAGGTCGATGGCCGTATCGATCATGAACTGGCGGACCTCGTCGTTGATGCGCCCGTTGCCGTTGGTGTCCTGGATGCCAGCGCCGATGATCAACGCCGCCACGCCAACGGCGTGGGGCGTGGCCATGGACGTGCCGTCGAGGTTGCCGTACGAGTCATCGCGGTTGGAGGTCGTGGAGTAGACGTCCACGCCCGGCGCCACCAGTTCGAGGTTCGTCCCACCCTGCGAGAAGCTCGCACGACGATCGCGGCTGTCGATGGCGCCCACGGCGATCACGCTGTCGTAGCGTGCGGGCACGCCGATGGGCGCGCCCCCGCCGTTGCCCGACGCCGCAAAGTGGATGATGCCCGCGTCCCAGGTGTTCTGATACGCCGATTCAACGAGCGAGGAATCGCCCAGCGTGAAGCTGCTGTTGGTGACCTGGATGCCGTTGTCCAGCGCCCACTGCAGCGCGTTGATGGCGCCCGACGCCGTCGGTGCGAACGTGCCGACCTTCAGCATGTACAGGTCGGCTTCCGACGCCACGCCGACGATGTTCGAACCATTGGCAACCGCCGCGACGCTGCCGCTGACGTGCGTGCCGTGGCTGAACGGGTCGCTGAAATCGTCGCTCATGATCGAGAAGTCGTATCCGAACACGAAGTTGTCGGCGATGTCTTCGTGGGTGTGCCGCAGGCCCGAGTCCATGACGCCCACGGCCACGCCCGTGCCCCGCTGTCCGCCGGTGTGCGTGTTCTCGCAGCCAACGCGGCGCACGCCCCACACCTGGTCATACTCGGTCGTGTACTGGCCGATGCCGTTGGGCTCCACGCCCACCACACGGGCATCGAGCGCACGCAGCTGAGCCTCGGCCCCGGCGGGCAGGCTCGCGTGCATGCCCGGCGCCACCGTCCAGACCTGGTGTACGACGCCGCCAAGCGACTCGACCAGCGCCACGTCGGCGGGGGTCGGGTTGCTGACGAACTCGATGAGCACGTCGGCCATCGGGGTCACGGTCTCATCGGCCTGGGCGGTCGAGCCCAGAGGGCCACACACGGACAACACGGCCGCGGCGGCGGTCAGTCGGGCAGGCTGCATATCAAACTCCTAACAGTTTCGATGGGCAGGAAACGAGCGAAACCGGGCGGGCCATCCCGGCCGCCCACCACCTGCCAGCATACCGCGCTCCGCTGGCGTGCACGGCTGGCTGGCGGTCTTTTGGGTCTACGTACCCAACCATCCGCCGTTACAACCGGTGCGGTTTCGCCTCGTTGGCGCGGGTTCACCATGCCATAACGCAGGCTTGGCCCCACATGTATGATGGAGCGTGGCCGCTCGTGGGCCCGGGGCCGCCCCAGGCCCCATGCCAGGCCACGCCAACCCGCTCGGCGGCAACGACGGGCACGGACCCGCGACGTGCCGCCCAATCCGACGGAGGCGCCCCTATGGCTGTTCGCAATCCTTCAACGATCCGCAACCTCCTCCTGGCCGGCCACGCCGGCGCCGGCAAGACCCTGCTCGTCGAGCGACTGCTCAACGCCGCCGGCGCCACCAACCGCATGGGCTCGATCGAAGACGGCAACACCGTCACCGACTGGACCGACGAGGCCAAGAAGCATGGCCACAGCCTGACCAGCAGCCTGGCCCATTACGAACGCAACGACACGCTTGTCTCCCTCATCGATACGCCCGGCCTGGCCGACTTCTTTGGCCAGGCCATCGCCGGCCTGCCCGCCGCGGGCCTGGTGGGCGTGGTCGTCGATGCCGCCAAGGGAATCGAGACCAGCACGCGCCGCATCATGTCCGTCGCCGAGCAGCGCAACATTCCGCGCATGATCATCGTGAACAAGATCGACGACGCACAGGCCGACCTCGAAGGACTGATCGCCAAGATCCGCGAGACCTTCGGCAACGTGTGCGTGCCCGTCAACCTGCCCGCGGCCGACCGCGAGGGCGTCGTCGACGTGCTGGGCGAAGACACCAGCGGCGATACGCTCTTCAGCGACGTCGAGACGGCCCACACCAGGATCGTCGAGCAGGTCGTGGAGGTCGAAGACGGCCTGATGACCCAGTACCTCGAGGGCGGCGCCGCCTCGCTCGACCGCAAGGCCGTGCACGATGCCTTCGAGAGGGCCCTGCGCGAAGCCCACCTGGTGCCCATCTGCTTCGTGAGCGCCAAGACCGGCGCGGGCGCCGATGCCCTGCTGGACCTCATCGAGAGCCAGTGCCCCAGCCCGTTGGAGACCAACCCGCGCACGTTCGAGAAGCTCGACGACGACGGCAAGCTCATCGAGAGCTTCGAGCCCAAGCCCGACGCAAGCCAGCCGCTTCTGGCCCACGTCTTCAAGGTCGCCAGCGACCCGTTCGTGGGCAAGCTGGGCATCATGAAGATCCACCAAGGCACGCTGAAGGTCAAGGACGAGGTGTACTTCGGCGACGGTCGCAAGCCCGTCCGCGTGAACACGCTCTTCCGCCTCCAGGGCAAGGATCACGTAGACGTCACCGAGGCGGGCCCGGGTGAGATCGTCGCCGTCAGCAAGATCGACGAGATCGAGTTCAACACCGTCGTGCACGCCCACGCCAACGAACACCTCCGCCTGCGGCCGCTGCCGCTGCCCAAGCCCATGTTCGGCCTGGCCGTCGCCTTGTCAAACCACAAGGACGAATCCAAGTTCGGCCCCGCCATCGCCAAGTTGCAAGCCGAAGATCCCTGCTTCATCATGGACCGCGTCGTCGCCACCAAGGAGACCGTGCTGCGCGGGCTGGGCGAGATGCACCTGCGCGTCATGCTCGAACGCATGAAGAGCCAGTACGGCATCGAGGTCGAGACCCACCAGCCCAAGATCGCCTACAAGGAAACCGTCACCGCCAACGCCGAGGGCCACCACCGCCACAAGAAGCAGTCGGGCGGCTCAGGTGAGTTCGGCGAGGTCTATCTCCGCGTGGCGCCCCTCAATGGTGAAGCCGCCGAGCACGGCGAGCACTTCGAGTTCGTGAACGCCACCGTGGGCGGCTCCATCCCCAAGCAGTTCATGCCCGCGATCGAGAAGGGCATCCGCCAGGCGCTCACCGAGGGCGCCATCGCCGGATACCCCATGGAAGGCGTGAAGGTCGAGGTCTACGACGGCAAGTACCACGCCGTCGACTCCAAAGAAGTGGCCTTCATCAAGGCCGGAAAGCGCGCCTTCGTCGATGCCTGTCGCAAGGCAAAGCCTGCGCTGCTCGAGCCGTTCGTCGAGGTCGAGGTCACCGCCCCGGCCCAGTACATGGGCGACATCACCGGCGACCTGTCGACCAAGCGCGGCCGAGTGCAGGACTCCATGGTCGACGGCGATACCTGCACCGTTCGCGCCGTGGCGCCCCTGGGCATGCTCCAGAACTACGCCAACGAACTCAAGAGCATGACCCACGGCGCTGGCAGCTACGTCATGGACTACAGCCACGACGAACGTACGCCGCCGAACGTCCAGGCCGAAGTCATCGCGGCGTATGACCCCCACGCCGACGACGACTGAATCAGAGCGAGCATCACCTGATCACCAACGACAACGCCGCGCGCAGGAGCACGCGGCGTTGTTCATCGAGAGTGGAGCCGGGGGGAATCGAACCCCCGTGTCGGATCGGCAGCCATGGCGCCTCTACGCGTGTAGTCGGCGATTTGATCTCGGCCTGTGCACGGGCGCCGACGCCCTTGCCTTCGGCCCAGCCACCGGTGAACCTCCTCGCCAACACGCCCGGAAGCGCCACGTGTTGACCAGCCCGATGTCGTCGTCCCCCTTCCCTATCGGGCGTCGAGAGGGGGACGGGCTACGTTAAGCAGCCAGAGCGTACTGCGGTTCGGCAGTTGTTGGTTTTGTGTGCCGGTTACGAGGAGAGCACACCTCTCGACGCGCCACACCATGCCTCACACGTCCGATCGAATCCATATCGGCCCCAAGTTGTCGCCCCGACCATCAGGCCGCGGGCACGGACTATAGAGAGCGATCCATTGCCGGGCCGCCCGTTCTGGGAACCCCACCAGCATCATCGCCTATTCCGCCACCCGACTCCATACACTGGTCAATGCCCCCGCCCACGAGCCTTGCCGTCCTCATCTGCGCCGCCGGCTCGGGCAGCCGCTTCGGCACCAGTTCTGGAAGCAAACTCGACCAGGACATGCACGGCAAGCCGGTGCTCCATCGAGCGGTGGAGCCCTTTCTTTCCCAGCCAGGAGTTGGCTCGGTCCTCGTCGCCGGCCCCGCAGATGCCTCGCAGCTCGCCGCGTTTCGCGAGCGGCACGAGGCCGCCCTGACGCCGCTGGGAGTCACCATCTGCCCCGGCGGCAAGGCCGAACGCTACGAGACCGTCGCCGCGGGGCTCGACGTTCTCCGCTCTCGCGCGTCCGGCGAGCAGGCCGTGCTGATCCACGACGCGGCGCGGCCGTGCGCGTCCCGGGCACTCGTGCGTCGCGTGATCGACGCCTTGGGAGATGCGGCGGCGGTCGTGCCCGCGATTCCAGTAGCCGACACGCTGAAGCGTGGCCGGCCAACCGAAGGTAATCGAGCCTTTGTCGAGGAAACCGTCGATCGCCGAAGCCTCTACGCATGCCAGACGCCCCAGGGCTTCACGAGAGAGCTCATCTCACGGGCGTACGCCCAGCACGACCTGCAGAGCACCGACGACGCGCAGCTCGTCGAACGCCTGGGCGAACCAGTCACGCTCCTACCAGGCGATCCGAGGAACCTGAAGATCACAAGGCCCGAGGATCTCGCGCTGGCACGTGCGATCTGGCCGACGCTGGCGTCGGATGCCTAGCCCCAGGGCTCAATACCGACGGATGACGCCGCGCACCACGCCCTGCACTTCGCAGTGCTTGACGCGGATGGGCTCGAAGTCGGGGTTCGCTGGCTGCAGGCGGATGTGATCGGATTCCCGGTAGAACGTCTTGAGCGTGGTGGCGCCATCGGGCAGCAGAGCCACGACGCGATCACCGTTGTGGGCTGTGGGGCTGCGCTCGATCAGCACGTAGTCGCCGTCGAGAATGCCCTCGTCGCGCATCGAATCGCCGTCGACCTTGAGAGCGAACATGGAACGGCTGGAGTCCGAGGGATTACCCACGAGTTGTTGCAGGTCGATCTCGTCGCTGTCGGCGACCTTCTCGATCGGGTAGCCCGCGGCGATCTTGCCGACCAGCGGATAGCGGAACGGCCGGGACTCGTCGGGAACCGAGACGCCCTCAGCAATCGACAAAGAGCGTGCCCTGTTGGGCTCGCGCACCAGAGCGCCCTTCTTGATGAGCGCCTCGACGTGCTCGAATACGGTCACCTTGCTGACGCCGATTTCGTCGGCGAGTTCCTGCATCGTTGGCGAATAGCCTCGGCGGATCCGCCAGTCGCGGATGAGCCGAAGAATGCGAAGCTGCTTGGGTGTCAGGTTCATGGGGGCGTACCTCGTTCTCTCGCGGCACGGTGACCAGGGGCATGGGCCCGCGGCGCAGAGCGTGCTGCGTGGCTCCCGTCCCAGCTTCGGAACTGGTCCGGGCCGGTCTGGGTGTGTTGTTCGTGCTCTCCGAGCGCCGGTCGGCCGACGCTCCCTCCAACGACCCGGGCGCCGCCCGGGCCACGTTCTCTTGCTCGCATACCGCGCCACGTGCCGGGTCGCGCACGCTGACAAGGCGAATGGCGCCCAGGGCCAGCCCCACGAGTTCGCCCAGGAGTTCCCTCCAATCCTGGGCGCTCCACGACTGGGTGGCCTGCGACGCGGTTGCCTGTGCGTCGCCGCGAACAAAATCGCCGCCGGGTCCCAGCATGACCAGCGCACCTTCGCCCCGGCATCCGTCTGCGACCTCAATCGGAAGGGACGTGGCGGCGAGTTGGCTTGGGTGGGCGATCATGCCAGATTCATCGGATCACGCGGTCATGGTGTTCGATATTTTTTCGGACTTCTGTTCGGATTACTGTAGCAAGCCAGATCCCTGATATCAAACGATCCGCCGACTCGTCCGGGCCCCTCGGCCATGCTAGGCAATACCCTTACCGATTCCGAACAAGCCTGAGACCTTCCCTGCGGATCCGCCGCCGAATCTCCAGCAGCGTCACCACCGCACGGACCTGTTCCGGCGGCAGGTCGACGCGCTCGCAAAGCTGGTCGAGCGTCAAGGCTTCGGCCAGCGCGTCGAGCACGCGATCTTCCATGTTGTTCGGTGTCCGATCGCGCCCGGTTCCCTCTGGTGCAACCTCTTCTTCCGAAGAGGCCCCGAACAGGTCGGGAGCGGGGTACTGGCGGTCCCGGAGAGACCCCAGGGCTTCTTCAACGTCGGCGGGCGTGGCCACGAGCGTCACGCCGTCGCGGATCAGCGCATGGCAGCCGCGGCTGGATTCCACGTCGACGCGCCCCGGCACGGCCATGACTTCCCGCCCCATCTCACCCGCCAGCCGGGCGGTGATGAGCGCCCCGCTCTTCGCCCCCGCCTCGATCACGACAATGCCGCGCGAGAGGCCGGCGATGATGCGGTTGCGGGCGGGGAAGTTCTTGGCCTCGGGCCGGCAGTGCATGGGCAACTCGGATACCACCGCCCCGCCGCGCTCGGTGATCTGCTCGAACAGTTCGGCATTCTCGGCCGGGTAGGCGTGGTCGAGTCCGCAGCCCAGCACGGCGACCGTGACGCCGCCGCATCGAAGCGCCGCGTGATGGGCCGCCGTGTCGATCCCCCGGGCGCCGCCCGACACGATCGACCAGCCGCCCTGGGCCAGGACGCCGGCGAAACGTCCGGCCTGGTCGATGCCATACGCCGAGCACTTGCGCGCTCCGACAAGCCCAACGCCTGCGCGTTGGAGCGCCTCGACCGATCCACGCACGTACAGCAGTGCCGGGGCGTGCTCGTCGCCAGCCAATTGCGGCGGGTAATCGGGATGATCGAACGGCAGCAGCTGCACGCCGGCCTCGAGCGCATGCTCATATCGCTGCTCGACCTCGGCACGCGCCGTCTTCAGCCCCGCGGCCAGCTTGCGGGCCAGGGCGTCGCCCACGGAAGGGACGGCGGCGAGTTGCGCCATCGACGCGGTCAGCGCCGCCTCGGGACCGCCCATGATGGAAACCAGGCGGCGGATCCGCCGGGGGCCCAGCTCGGGCACCAGCGTGAGCGCGAGGATCGCCCGGGCCGAGGGCCGGCTCTCGGCGGGCGTCGTCCTGGGCGTGCCGACTACGGACATCCGCGATTCCCTCCGGGATCCTCTGTCGCCATGGTAGCCCCCAAGCGACAGGCCCGGACAACCCCCTCACACGTCGTCAGGCCTGCTTGACTACTACGCTTGTGGCCGGGGCCCGGCGATCGACCGCCGCTGGTAGCTTTCTTACAAGGACGCCACCGACGGCGCCGATCGGGAGCAGGATGTTCCAGCCCATTCGCACAGCCGGGGTCAGGGCCTGGGCCGGCCTCTTCGGCCCGGCCGGCCTGGCGCGAGCCCACCTCGCCCATCCGGGCTCGGGAACGATGGCGGTGCTGCTTGCCACGGGCCTGATCGTGAGCCTCGTGGCGGCCAGTTGCCAGTGGCCGCAGCGCACGCGCACCGTGCTGGGCCCGACCGATGGCACTTGGGAAGTCTCCAGCGTCTGGATCGGCCAGGAGCCGACGATCCGGGTGCGCATCGCCGAACCGACGCGCGAGATCCTCGTCGCGGGGGCGCGCCTCGTGCTCGCGCGCGACGCGACGGGCGGGGTCAAGATCTATCGAACTCCCCTGCTGGCCCGCGCCTCGGCCGGCACGCTCGAGTTCCAGGAACCCGGCGGCGCCACGCACCGGCTGTCCGGGGACGTGACGCTCGAGTCGGCCGACCCGCGCGAGGCGGGTTACGCAAGCCCGGGCACGCTTGCCTGGTTCAAGGACGCACCGACCATTGCCGTGCAAGGCGTGCCATACGCCGGCTCGGTCACGCTCAGCGCGTCGGCGGCGGGCGTGCAGGCGGTGAACGAGATCGAGCTGGAGCGGTACGTCGCGGCGGTCGCCTCGCGCGAGCTCTATCCGTCGTGGGACCTGGCCGCCTACGAAGCCCAGTGCATCGCCGCACGCTCTTATGCGTTGCAGTCGATGGAACTGGCCGAGCGGCGCGGCCGCGCGTGGCAGGTCGAGAGCGGCACGATCGACCAGGCCTACCCCGGGCACACCGAGCACGAGCAGAGCATTAGGGCGGCGATCAACACCCGCGGCCGGGTGCTGGCCTACGGCGGGGGCGTGCTGCGTGCCTATTACAGCAGCACCAGCGGCGGGCGCAGCGGCTCGGCGGCCGATACCTGGCCGACCGGCCCGGGCTATGAATACAACCTGGTGCCGCCGCTGCAAGCTGGCGTGGGCGGCGTGGCTATCCACGCCAGCGAGGCGTCGCGCTTTCACCGCTGGCAGGTCGTGCGCAGCACCGACGACGTGACCAGGCGGCTGCGCGCATGGGGGGAGCGTGCCGGCCACTCGCTCAAGAACGCCCGCGCGGTGACCAACATCGAGGTCGCGCGCACCAACCGCGTCGGCCGACCAGCCCAGTATCGCGTGGGCGAGCGCAACGGCGTGTCGCACGTGCTCAGCGCCGAGCAGCTCCGCATCGCCCTGAACGCCGACGCCAAAGGGCTCGAGGACGTCGGCGGCGAAGAGCGCGTGCGCAGCGGCGACTTCGAGGTCACCGCCGCCGGCTCGCGCTTCGTGATCCGCGGCCGCGGCTTCGGCCACGGCGTGGGCATGTGCCAGTTCAGCGCGCAGGCCCTGGCCCAGCGCGGGTGGAACGCCGAGCGCATCCTGCTGAACTTCTATCCGGGTGCGGAGATCGAAAGGGCGTACTGACGACCCTCCGAGGCAGAACACGTGCCGCGTCGTGTCGGGCTGCGACGCATCGGAGGCCACGTGGTGCGCGTTGCGCTTCGCTGGCTTCCCAGATAGATTGCAAGACGGCTGCCCCGCGATGCTGCGGCAACGCAGCCGGCGCATCGTCTAGACTTGTCTGGGAGTTCGCCCTCGCATGTGTCAGACGCCGGAGAATTGGCACGCAGAGCTTCTGCATCAATGCCGAGCGGGCGATCAGCGCGCTTGGGCGGAGCTGGTGTCCGAGTTCGGGCCGCTGGTTTTCGCCGTTGCACGACGCGTTGGCTTGTCCGAGGACCGCTGCGAGGATGCGGCGCAGTCAACTTTTGCCGCACTTGCGAGCAACCTCCGACGGATCAAGGAGCCTGCGGCATTGCCAGGGTGGCTCGCAACGACCGCTCGTCGGGAAGCAGTTCGGATATCGAAAGATGTCGCCAGGCGGCGCGGCAATCCGCTCGCCAATGAGCCGGAGGCTCCACCCGAGCATGCATGGCTCGATGAACTCGAGACTCATCAGCGATTACGAACGGCTTTCGGCAAACTCGGGCCTGCGTGTCGCAATCTGCTCAGGGCCCTGTACTTTGAAGGGACATCGCCCGACTACCGGGGTGTTGCCGAGCGTCTGGACATGGCCGTGGGCAGTATCGGTCCTACTCGGCAACGTTGTCTCTTGAGACTGGCCGAAATCTTTACGGGGTCTCCCTGATTTTTTGCCCTGCCGAGGGAAAGGTCGCGATCTTGCGGCATGCTGCTGTATCAGCAGGCGGCTGAATACCTCTAAAGGGGCATGATGGACCATCAGGACATCCCGCCAGAGATCGCCGATCCGCTCCGTCGCGCAGCGGCGCTTGAGCCGTTGTTTGCCGTTGACCGTGGCGTGCTCGATCGCATCGCGGCCGCGACCGCGCCGACGACGCCCGGCAACCTGGCGAATTCCCTGGGAGAGTTGGTCTTGACGCTCGTCGAAGGTTCCACCGGCGGCCTGCGACCGGCATATCGCGCCGGTGTGAATCCGACGCACGCCGTTCGCAAGATGACCTTTGCGGCCGGCGGCCTCCGGCTCTCGCTCATGCTTGACCCCGGGACACCCGGGCTGCCGCTGGACCTGCCGGCAGCGTACCGGGTGCTCGGCCGTGTCTTGGGGGCCAAAGCCATGCAGGACTGCGCGGTGCGATTCCGGTCGTCGCAAGGCGTCAAGGCTACAACCCTCGATTCGCATGGGTTCTTCGAATTGACGCTCGATCCGGGCGTGTACCGGTTGGAAATCGCGTTGTCGGACCCGGAGACGCAATTGGTCGTGCCACAACTCGACGTTGGGACCAGCGGAGTCGAGTAATCCATGGGCTCCGTGCTCGACCAGATTGAGGTCGTGTTGACGCGGAAGAGCACGCGGCCGGACGAACTGCGCGCATTGGCCAGCGATCTCAAGCAACTCGCGCTAACCGACCTGAAGCAAGCCGTGACAATCGCCGAGCGTTTGGCCAGCCTGCCGGTGGCCGATGATGCGCTGGCCGTTGATTTGCTTACCGCCCGGGCACACGTCCTGAGCTATGCCACCCGATTCGATGACGCGACGAGCCTGCTGACCCAAGCTGCACGGATCGCTGACCGCACCGGCGATATCGGCGCTTTGGCCCAAGTCCGGCTCACGGCGGTGCAACCGTTGGCCCGCGCCGGGCGGTTCGAGGAAGCCCAGCACGCCGCCGAGGCCGCCTGCGATGCGTTTTCCGCTCGCGACGATTCGATTGGTCAGGGCAAGAGCAAGCTGAATCTGGGCATCGTCCTTCGCATGCGCGGCCTGCCGTCGGATGCCTTGCAGGCATTCAATGC
This genomic stretch from Phycisphaerales bacterium harbors:
- the gltX gene encoding glutamate--tRNA ligase, which encodes MSDAHADVSAANGQPAPVHGVYTRFAPSPTGHLHVGGARTALFCWAFAKGHDGTFLLRVEDTDQKRSSEAAVAGILEDLAWLGIAWQEGPAFEGLGGDLRGVGPFFQAERVDQYNAALAELLERGRAYPAFETAEELEAKRKAAQDANQTYRYDRAALEIPEEERMSRMMAGEPHVVRFMAPDHDVVVADSVLGEVRFAAGELDDFVIRKADGFPTYHFAVVVDDEAMGVSHVLRGQEHLQNTPRHVALQQALGYRTPVYAHLPLIFNPDNSKMSKRDKDKAVRAFCKEQKIDAAPEGTLDDASFKAWMGDKRAQLPTDDLMRLAGVIGFTPPEIDVEDFRRSGYLPHVLCNYLALLGWNPGEKNEDGTDVERFTMGYLVEKFDLHRIGKSASKFDREKLMAFNADEIQNRMSDEQFADAWRTWLERYDQATLEALGDKLTMAAAAARQRTRVLREAAGVVAFALRDDFGYDEKAVNKVLLKNDGEGLAVLRELAPVLEAVEPFEAEAIEAAIKQWCEGKGLGMGKAAQPLRVAMTGGTVSPGLGQTLELVGKAQAFARIERCVSAHAVNS
- a CDS encoding S8 family serine peptidase, yielding MQPARLTAAAAVLSVCGPLGSTAQADETVTPMADVLIEFVSNPTPADVALVESLGGVVHQVWTVAPGMHASLPAGAEAQLRALDARVVGVEPNGIGQYTTEYDQVWGVRRVGCENTHTGGQRGTGVAVGVMDSGLRHTHEDIADNFVFGYDFSIMSDDFSDPFSHGTHVSGSVAAVANGSNIVGVASEADLYMLKVGTFAPTASGAINALQWALDNGIQVTNSSFTLGDSSLVESAYQNTWDAGIIHFAASGNGGGAPIGVPARYDSVIAVGAIDSRDRRASFSQGGTNLELVAPGVDVYSTTSNRDDSYGNLDGTSMATPHAVGVAALIIGAGIQDTNGNGRINDEVRQFMIDTAIDLGSPGWDGDFGYGLVNAEAALDVLPPCVADFDGDGDLTIFDFLAFQTAFDQGEAQADINGDGDFNIFDFLEFQNLFATGC
- the fusA gene encoding elongation factor G; protein product: MAVRNPSTIRNLLLAGHAGAGKTLLVERLLNAAGATNRMGSIEDGNTVTDWTDEAKKHGHSLTSSLAHYERNDTLVSLIDTPGLADFFGQAIAGLPAAGLVGVVVDAAKGIETSTRRIMSVAEQRNIPRMIIVNKIDDAQADLEGLIAKIRETFGNVCVPVNLPAADREGVVDVLGEDTSGDTLFSDVETAHTRIVEQVVEVEDGLMTQYLEGGAASLDRKAVHDAFERALREAHLVPICFVSAKTGAGADALLDLIESQCPSPLETNPRTFEKLDDDGKLIESFEPKPDASQPLLAHVFKVASDPFVGKLGIMKIHQGTLKVKDEVYFGDGRKPVRVNTLFRLQGKDHVDVTEAGPGEIVAVSKIDEIEFNTVVHAHANEHLRLRPLPLPKPMFGLAVALSNHKDESKFGPAIAKLQAEDPCFIMDRVVATKETVLRGLGEMHLRVMLERMKSQYGIEVETHQPKIAYKETVTANAEGHHRHKKQSGGSGEFGEVYLRVAPLNGEAAEHGEHFEFVNATVGGSIPKQFMPAIEKGIRQALTEGAIAGYPMEGVKVEVYDGKYHAVDSKEVAFIKAGKRAFVDACRKAKPALLEPFVEVEVTAPAQYMGDITGDLSTKRGRVQDSMVDGDTCTVRAVAPLGMLQNYANELKSMTHGAGSYVMDYSHDERTPPNVQAEVIAAYDPHADDD
- the ispD gene encoding 2-C-methyl-D-erythritol 4-phosphate cytidylyltransferase, with protein sequence MPPPTSLAVLICAAGSGSRFGTSSGSKLDQDMHGKPVLHRAVEPFLSQPGVGSVLVAGPADASQLAAFRERHEAALTPLGVTICPGGKAERYETVAAGLDVLRSRASGEQAVLIHDAARPCASRALVRRVIDALGDAAAVVPAIPVADTLKRGRPTEGNRAFVEETVDRRSLYACQTPQGFTRELISRAYAQHDLQSTDDAQLVERLGEPVTLLPGDPRNLKITRPEDLALARAIWPTLASDA
- the lexA gene encoding transcriptional repressor LexA, giving the protein MNLTPKQLRILRLIRDWRIRRGYSPTMQELADEIGVSKVTVFEHVEALIKKGALVREPNRARSLSIAEGVSVPDESRPFRYPLVGKIAAGYPIEKVADSDEIDLQQLVGNPSDSSRSMFALKVDGDSMRDEGILDGDYVLIERSPTAHNGDRVVALLPDGATTLKTFYRESDHIRLQPANPDFEPIRVKHCEVQGVVRGVIRRY